One genomic segment of Ctenopharyngodon idella isolate HZGC_01 chromosome 7, HZGC01, whole genome shotgun sequence includes these proteins:
- the zgc:101810 gene encoding actin-related protein 2-A, translating into MDSDGRKVVVCDNGTGFVKCGFAGSNFPDHIFPALVGRPIIRSDTKVGNIEIKDLMVGDEASECRSMLEVSYPMENGIVRSWEDMLHLWDYTFGPQRLNISPPDCKVLLTEPPMNPLKNRQKIAEVMFETYKFHGIYIAIQAVLTLYAQGLLTGVVIDSGDGVTHICPVYEGFSLPHLTRRLDIAGRDITRYLIKLLLLRGYAFNHTADFETVRMMKEKLCFVGYNIEQEQKLANETTVLVESYTLPDGRMIMVGGERFGAPEALFQPHLINVEGVGVAELLFNTIQAADIDLRSEFYKHIVLSGGTTMYPGLPSRLEREIKQLYLERVLKGDTDKLSKFKIRIEDPPRRKHMVFMGGAVLANIMKDKESFWLSRAEYEEKGLKVLDKLGAVLR; encoded by the exons ATGGACAGCGACGGGAGGAAAGTGGTCGTGTGTGACAATGGCACTGGG TTTGTCAAGTGTGGTTTTGCTGGCTCCAATTTTCCTGACCACATCTTCCCAGCCCTGGTGGGACGTCCCATCATTCGGTCAGATACAAAAGTTGGGAATATTGAGATCAAG GATCTGATGGTGGGTGACGAGGCGAGCGAATGCCGCTCCATGCTGGAGGTCTCTTATCCCATGGAGAACGGGATAGTCCGCAGCTGGGAGGACATGCTACACCTGTGGGACTACACGTTTGGCCCGCAGCGGCTCAACATCAGCCCTCCTGACTGCAAGGTCCTGCTGACGGAGCCACCCATGAACCCGCTGAAGAACCGGCAGAAGATCGCCGAGGTCATGTTTGAAACCTACAAATTTCACGGCATCTACATTGCCATACAAGCCGTGCTGACTCTCTACGCTCAGG GTTTGTTAACCGGTGTGGTGATCGACTCAGGAGATGGTGTGACTCATATTTGTCCTGTGTACGAGGGCTTCTCTCTCCCTCACCTCACACGCCGCTTAGATATCGCAGGACGTGACATCACGCGCTATCTGATTAAG ctTTTGCTTCTGCGGGGCTACGCCTTCAACCACACGGCAGACTTCGAGACGGTGCGGATGATGAAGGAGaaactgtgttttgttggcTACAACATTGAGCAGGAACAGAAACTGGCCAACGAGACCACCGTCCTGGTGGAGTCCTACACG TTACCAGATGGACGGATGATAATGGTCGGAGGCGAGAGGTTTGGAGCGCCGGAGGCTCTTTTCCAGCCTCATCTCATTAACGTGGAGGGAGTTGGTGTGGCCGAGCTGCTCTTCAACACCATCCAGGCAGCAGACATTGACCTCAG GTCGGAATTCTACAAGCACATCGTCCTGTCCGGAGGAACCACCATGTACCCGGGACTTCCGTCCCGTTTGGAGCGTGAGATCAAGCAGCTGTATCTGGAGAGAGTGCTGAAAGGAGACACTGACAAACTCTCT AAATTTAAAATCCGTATCGAAGACCCTCCACGCCGCAAACACATGGTGTTCATGGGCGGTGCGGTGCTGGCCAACATCATGAAAGACAAAGAGTCTTTCTGGCTGTCGCGAGCCGAGTACGAGGAGAAAGGCCTGAAGGTGCTGGACAAACTGGGAGCAGTGCTGCGATGA